In a single window of the Natronogracilivirga saccharolytica genome:
- the hemH gene encoding ferrochelatase, which produces MSKSGKRIGVVLLNLGGPTSEPAVRSFLENLFGDQDIINIGGGRFQSRLAKIIAKFRYKGVAEKYRDINACPEGCRGSKYCPNRQNKVVSDCCSPINSLTELQRRELEKMLKNSWPDHFVKVYTAMRYWVPFDYDVFEEAVNDDIEHLVLLPLYPQFSYTTTGSSFRNWETIRNSRPAGSKQPGWQEYLVGQYHLNPSYLSALNQRIDERLREDFTEKERSKVHLVFTAHGTPLSEVKKGDPYTQHIEETVDAIMKMRNYHETHWLGYQSRVGPSKWTQPNTEDLVFRLIDYGIKHMILIPVAFVTDHIETAHELDIELREELEEQNKHVDKLVVSKGLNDHPDFLAALQDEISKKIQHITGTSEQPEKTRQSLSVS; this is translated from the coding sequence ATGAGCAAAAGCGGAAAAAGAATTGGTGTTGTACTGTTGAACCTGGGCGGACCGACTTCAGAGCCGGCCGTCAGAAGTTTTCTTGAAAACCTGTTCGGAGATCAGGATATCATCAACATCGGCGGCGGGCGTTTTCAAAGCCGCCTTGCAAAGATAATTGCAAAATTCCGCTACAAGGGAGTAGCTGAAAAGTATCGTGACATCAATGCTTGTCCTGAAGGATGCCGGGGCAGCAAGTATTGTCCCAACAGGCAAAACAAGGTGGTGTCCGATTGCTGCTCGCCGATTAATTCACTGACCGAGCTGCAGCGCCGCGAATTGGAAAAAATGCTCAAAAACAGCTGGCCTGATCACTTCGTCAAGGTGTATACCGCCATGAGGTACTGGGTCCCCTTCGATTACGACGTATTCGAGGAGGCCGTGAATGATGACATCGAGCACCTGGTCCTGCTGCCGCTCTATCCGCAGTTTTCATACACAACAACCGGAAGCAGTTTCCGCAACTGGGAAACCATCCGCAACAGCCGTCCGGCCGGCAGCAAGCAGCCCGGCTGGCAGGAGTATCTTGTGGGACAGTATCATCTGAATCCCAGCTACCTGTCGGCCCTCAATCAGCGCATCGACGAGCGTCTCCGGGAAGATTTCACTGAAAAGGAGCGCAGCAAGGTGCATCTGGTATTTACTGCGCACGGAACCCCTCTGAGTGAGGTGAAAAAAGGAGACCCCTACACGCAGCATATCGAAGAAACCGTCGATGCCATCATGAAGATGCGCAATTACCATGAAACACACTGGCTGGGGTATCAGTCCCGTGTCGGACCGTCAAAATGGACCCAGCCCAACACCGAAGACCTGGTGTTCCGCCTGATTGACTACGGCATAAAACATATGATACTCATCCCCGTTGCATTCGTGACCGACCACATCGAAACAGCACATGAGCTCGATATCGAATTGCGTGAAGAACTGGAAGAACAAAACAAGCACGTCGATAAACTTGTGGTGAGCAAGGGACTGAACGATCATCCTGATTTTTTGGCAGCTTTGCAGGATGAAATTTCAAAAAAAATCCAGCATATTACGGGCACTTCGGAGCAGCCCGAAAAAACCAGGCAATCATTATCGGTTTCGTGA